Proteins from a single region of Corylus avellana chromosome ca11, CavTom2PMs-1.0:
- the LOC132166338 gene encoding uncharacterized protein LOC132166338, with product MIGDVEKMVAVGLVWGATNAIMRRGALLWDEALKSTSRPPQAQAPPLHKLIASLKNWLTLLSIWQYSVPFLINLSASATFFAILSHTPISLTVPVTNATTFAATAVFGLLLGEKTRVAHALLGTGLIVLGVWLCIS from the coding sequence ATGATCGGGGACGTAGAGAAGATGGTGGCGGTGGGCCTTGTCTGGGGCGCCACCAACGCCATCATGCGCCGCGGCGCGCTGCTGTGGGACGAGGCCCTCAAATCCACTTCGAGGCCACCGCAAGCACAAGCACCGCCGCTCCACAAGCTCATCGCTTCGCTCAAGAATTGGCTCACCCTCCTCTCGATCTGGCAGTACTCGGTCCCCTTCTTGATAAACCTCTCGGCCTCCGCTACTTTCTTCGCCATTCTAAGCCACACCCCCATCTCTCTCACCGTGCCCGTCACCAATGCGACGACGTTTGCTGCCACCGCCGTCTTCGGATTGCTGTTGGGGGAGAAGACCCGCGTGGCCCACGCTTTGCTTGGTACGGGTCTGATCGTTCTCGGTGTTTGGCTTTGTATTTCGtga
- the LOC132166524 gene encoding probable xyloglucan endotransglucosylase/hydrolase protein 26 gives MARLQVLVMALFISAIALDQSFVNANFYQSMYFTPGANNGSSIVGMGNDLHLVLDNKAGSRAQSTKAFLFGSIEMLIKLVPGNSAGSVTAYYLSSSGSNHDEIDYEFLGNVSGQPYIIHTNIYTQGNGSKEQQFYPWFDPTADFHNYTIHWNPTEVVWYVDSLPIRVFRNYESEGIAYPSKQGMNVYTSLWNADNWATRGGLEKINWTCSPFTAKLRQFRPRACEWKGPVSISQCASQTNPANWWTSPIYKLLGYAKLGQLKWVQDNYMIYDYCKDYKRFNGTMPPECFKPQF, from the exons ATGGCGAGGTTACAAGTTTTGGTAATGGCTCTATTCATCTCTGCAATTGCACTTGATCAAAGTTTTGTCAATGCAAACTTTTACCAGAGTATGTATTTCACTCCGGGCGCCAACAATGGGTCTTCAATCGTAGGCATGGGCAATGACCTTCACCTTGTGTTGGATAACAAAGCAG GCAGTCGCGCTCAATCAACGAAAGCGTTCTTATTTGGAAGCATTGAAATGCTCATTAAGTTGGTACCAGGGAACTCTGCCGGATCTGTCACAGCCTACTAT CTATCCTCTAGTGGGAGCAACCATGACGAAATAGACTATGAGTTCTTAGGGAATGTTTCGGGACAACCTTACATTATCCACACTAACATCTACACACAAGGAAATGGAAGCAAGGAGCAGCAATTCTACCCTTGGTTTGACCCAACTGCTGATTTCCACAACTACACCATACATTGGAACCCCACTGAAGTTGT GTGGTATGTCGATAGTCTGCCAATACGTGTTTTCAGAAACTATGAGAGTGAGGGGATTGCGTACCCCAGCAAGCAAGGGATGAATGTCTACACCAGCCTATGGAATGCGGATAACTGGGCAACAAGAGGGGGGCTGGAGAAGATCAACTGGACCTGTTCACCCTTCACAGCAAAATTACGCCAATTTAGGCCAAGGGCTTGCGAATGGAAAGGACCTGTCAGCATCAGTCAATGTGCTTCCCAAACCAATCCCGCTAACTGGTGGACTTCCCCCATATACAAACTGTTGGGTTATGCTAAGTTGGGTCAGTTAAAGTGGGTCCAAGATAACTACATGATCTACGACTACTGCAAAGATTATAAAAGGTTCAATGGAACGATGCCACCTGAATGTTTTAAGCCACAATTCTAA
- the LOC132165496 gene encoding polyprotein of EF-Ts, chloroplastic, with the protein MTPVMPCSISGVSLIPGTAFTTRKNNRLTRFSSSRKPTKLAPSTQKYLLPVSTSIKLFPQYSRGCSLHHISGIQRLSATGTDVAVEEPDSPIIDEDSGGASEVPTGAVGSGESSSNESEASPASTTSRRTRPVRKSEMPPLKNEELVPGATFTGKVRSIQPFGAFVDFGAFTNGLVHVSRLSDSYVKDVGSIVSVGQEVKVRLVEANTETGRISLSMRESDDASNLRQQKDGPASGDKAGPAKRNVSKPSQRRGDVRKSSKFVKGQDLEGTVKNMTRSGAFISLPEGEEGFLPTSEESDEGFGSLMGNSSLQVGQEVSVRVLRISRGMATLTMKKEEDVAKLDSQLKEGVVHVATNPFVLAFHKNKDIAAFLDERQKLEKEAKKPAITKTSEELEEKVNQSKTGSDEVQDQAAGSYERTDSVPSAVDETIKDNEASSEEAGVGASALDDASTNIVDNEEDPASSSTQSIDTIDKEAEVSPEILTPEESISISSGMNEEASPTDGAEIDGKSDLLGDINDEASSKEVDLVASVADDEKDQQSTISSSISSVDGAVQTVEEEAEVSSEILKAPSAENEPPSGAPTEINEVEPNPDKNGTITSSGLQLDAPSAQETKDGKENDGSSDPSGKLGDDKVLSSESQAIEEVVENLAENTKDDMQIQVPAAESEIPSASHVEDEKVGAAPEKNGAVTNSNGQTGGPFPKESTTKAAISPALVKQLREETGAGMMDCKKALSETGGDIVKAQEFLRKKGLASAEKKASRTTAEGRIGSYIHDSRIGVLVEVNCETDFVSRGDIFKELVDDLTMQVAACPQVQYLVTEDVPEEIVKKEREIEMQKEDLLSKPEQIRSKIVEGRIRKRLEELALLEQPYIKNDKMVVKDWVKQTIATIGENIKVNRFVRYNLGEGLEKKSQDFAAEVAAQTAAKAVPKAEKEQPAALEAEENVQKPPTVTVSAALVKQLREETGAGMMDCKKALSETGGDLEKAQEYLRKKGLSTADKKSSRLAAEGRIGSYIHDSRIGVLIEVNSETDFVGRSEKFKELVDDLAMQVVACPQVQFVSIEDVPESIVNKEKELEMQREDLLSKPENIRERIVEGRISKRLGELALLEQPFIKDDSILVKDLVKQSVAAIGENIKVRRFVRFTLGETIENAETGTEA; encoded by the exons ATGACGCCTGTAATGCCATGTTCTATAAGCGGCGTTTCACTTATTCCTGGAACTGCATTTACAACAAGGAAGAACAATCGTTTGACAAGATTTAGTTCGTCAAGGAAGCCCACAAAACTTGCACCATCCACCCAGAAGTATCTTCTACCTGTGTCAACTTCTATTAAATTGTTCCCTCAATATAGCAGGGGATGTTCTTTACATCATATATCTGGAATCCAGAGATTATCAGCCACAGGAACTGATGTGGCAGTGGAAGAACCAGATTCACCCATCATAGATGAAGATTCTGGTGGAGCATCAGAAGTTCCAACTGGTGCGGTTGGAAGTGGTGAAAGTTCTTCCAATGAATCAGAAGCCAGTCCTGCCTCAACTACGTCAAGACGAACAAGACCTGTTAGGAAAAGTGAGATGCCACCTTTAAAGAATGAAGAACTGGTTCCTGGAGCAACTTTTACAGGGAAAGTAAGATCAATCCAGCCATTTGGtgcttttgttgattttggAGCTTTCACCAATGGCCTGGTGCATGTTTCCAGGTTGAGTGATAGCTACGTTAAAGATGTTGGGAGTATTGTTTCTGTTGGGCAAGAGGTGAAGGTGAGATTAGTTGAAGCAAACACTGAAACTGGACGGATTTCTCTCTCTATGCGTGAAAGTGACGATGCTAGTAACCTCAGGCAACAGAAAGATGGTCCTGCTAGTGGTGATAAGGCAGGACCTGCCAAAAGGAATGTTTCAAAGCCCAGCCAAAGGAGAGGTGACGTGAGGAAAAGCTCAAAATTTGTCAAGGGGCAGGACCTAGAGGGCACAGTGAAGAATATGACAAGGTCTGGTGCTTTTATATCTCTTCCTGAGGGTGAAGAAGGGTTCCTGCCCACATCAGAGGAGTCTGATGAAGGATTTGGAAGCCTTATGGGGAACTCTTCACTACAGGTTGGCCAAGAAGTCAGTGTCCGGGTGTTGCGAATATCAAGAGGGATGGCAACCTTgacaatgaagaaagaagaagatgttGCAAAATTGGACTCACAGCTCAAGGAAGGGGTTGTCCATGTTGCAACAAACCCTTTTGTGCTGGCTTTCCATAAGAACAAGGATATTGCTGCATTTTTGGATGAGAGGCAGAAATTAGAGAAAGAAGCTAAAAAACCAGCAATAACAAAGACTTCAGaagaattagaagaaaaagtcAACCAAAGTAAAACTGGGTCTGATGAGGTGCAGGACCAAGCAGCAGGCAGCTATGAGAGGACAGATAGTGTCCCTTCTGCAGTAGATGAAACAATTAAAGATAATGAAGCATCTTCAGAGGAGGCAGGTGTGGGAGCCAGTGCATTAGATGATGCCTCAACCAATATTGTGGACAATGAAGAGGACCCAGCCTCTAGCTCAACACAAAGTATTGATACCATAGATAAAGAAGCAGAAGTGAGTCCTGAAATTTTGACTCCTGAAGAGAGTATATCTATTTCCAGTGGGATGAATGAAGAAGCTTCCCCGACGGATGGTGCGGAAATTGATGGAAAATCTGATTTGTTAGGTGACATAAATGATGAAGCTTCTTCAAAGGAGGTGGATTTGGTAGCAAGCGTTGCAGATGATGAAAAGGACCAACAAAGCACTATCTCTAGCTCAATATCAAGTGTGGATGGTGCTGTTCAAACCGTGGAGGAAGAAGCAGAGGTAAGTTCCGAAATTCTTAAAGCACCTAGTGCAGAGAACGAACCTCCTTCTGGTGCACCAACTGAAATTAACGAAGTGGAACCCAACCCTGATAAAAATGGCACCATAACCAGCTCAGGCTTACAACTAGATGCTCCTTCGGCCCAGGAAACTAAAG ATGGAAAGGAAAATGATGGAAGTTCTGATCCGTCTGGAAAGTTAGGTGATGATAAAGTCCTCTCTTCGGAAAGTCAAGCCATTGAAGAAGTTGTAGAGAACCTTGCTGAAAATACCAAGGATGATATGCAGATACAAGTTCCTGCAGCAGAGAGTGAAATTCCTTCTGCCTCGCATGTTGAAGATGAAAAGGTGGGAGCTGCCCCCGAGAAAAATGGCGCTGTCACTAATTCAAATGGACAAACTGGCGGTCCTTTCCCCAAGGAAAGCACAACTAAAG CTGCTATATCACCTGCTCTTGTTAAACAACTGCGTGAAGAAACAGGAGCTGGGATGATGGATTGCAAGAAAGCTCTCTCAGAGACTGGAGGGGATATTGTCAAAGCTCAGGAATTCCTTAGAAAGAAAGGCTTAGCAAGTGCAGAAAAGAAAGCTAGCAGAACCACTGCTGAAGGAAGAATAGGTTCGTACATTCATGATAGCAGGATTGGTGTCTTGGTAGAGGTGAACTGTGAGACAGATTTTGTCTCCCGGGGTGACATTTTTAAGGAGCTGGTAGATGATCTAACCATGCAAGTGGCTGCATGCCCTCAAGTACAGTATCTCGTTACAGAAGATGTTCCAGAAGAAATtgtgaagaaggaaagagagattGAGATGCAGAAGGAAGATCTTTTGTCAAAACCAGAGCAAATCAGATCGAAGATTGTTGAAGGGCGAATCAGAAAGAGGCTCGAGGAGCTAGCATTGCTTGAGCAGCCATACATTAAGAATGATAAAATGGTGGTAAAGGACTGGGTGAAGCAGACAATTGCAACCAtaggagaaaatataaaagtgaaTAGGTTTGTGCGGTACAATCTTGGAGAGGGCTTGGAGAAGAAAAGCCAGGATTTTGCTGCTGAAGTGGCAGCCCAAACTGCAGCAAAAGCAGTGCCTAAAGCAGAAAAAGAGCAGCCTGCTGCATTAGAAGCCGAGGAAAATGTTCAGAA GCCACCAACAGTAACAGTCTCTGCCGCATTGGTTAAACAACTACGTGAAGAAACTGGAGCAGGGATGATGGACTGCAAGAAAGCCCTTTCTGAAACTGGAGGGGATCTTGAGAAAGCACAGGAGTACCTTAGAAAGAAGGGTCTTTCAACTGCTGACAAGAAATCCAGCCGGCTTGCAGCTGAAGGCCGAATTGGGTCCTACATTCATGACTCCCGCATAGGAGTGCTAATTGAAGTAAACAGTGAGACTGACTTCGTTGGTAGAAGTGAAAAATTCAAGGAGTTGGTTGATGATTTGGCAATGCAAGTTGTGGCCTGCCCACAGGTGCAATTCGTATCCATTGAGGATGTTCCTGAGAGCATTGTGAACAAGGAAAAAGAGCTTGAGATGCAGAGAGAGGACCTCTTATCGAAACCCGAGAACATTAGAGAGAGAATTGTTGAGGGGAGGATCTCGAAGAGGCTTGGAGAGCTTGCTCTTCTAGAGCAGCCTTTCATTAAGGATGACAGTATTTTGGTGAAGGACTTGGTGAAGCAAAGTGTAGCTGCAATTGGAGAAAACATAAAAGTTAGGAGGTTTGTCCGGTTCACTCTTGGGGAAACCATTGAAAATGCTGAGACAGGAACTGAAGCATGA
- the LOC132166715 gene encoding protein SPEAR1 — protein sequence MGSSYFGEPNLGNEKGGGSSSRKGKKNNPDKPKQPQRGLGVAQLEKIRLHGQMGCAYHPSIHGPYPTNFNNEDMRVQTAYSPMSSSSFSYSSSSSSSSASYGYHPNMMMGLGEYERTNIRYGDSQPSATARWDPSSPPLETQHFAQPSMTRHLLNLHTEDSEDKNSKKLRSNSMGSSSQNSDQSSDNQEPDLELRLSL from the exons ATGGGCAGCAGTTATTTTGGAGAGCCAAATTTGGGAAATGAAAAAGGAGGTGGATCTTCTTCAAGAAAAGGCAAGAAGAACAATCCAGACAAGCCCAAGCAGCCACAGAGAGGTCTTGGAGTTGCTCAATTAGAGAAGATCAGATTACATGGCCAAATGGGTTGTGCATACCATCCCTCCATTCATGGTCCATATCCCACTAATTTTAACAAT GAGGATATGAGAGTGCAAACAGCTTATTCACCTATGtcatcatcatctttttcttattcatcctcatcatcatcttcctcAGCTTCTTATGGTTACCACCCCAACATGATG ATGGGGCTAGGAGAATATGAAAGAACAAATATCAGATATGGCGATTCTCAACCTTCTGCTACAGCAAG ATGGGATCCCAGCAGTCCCCCTTTAGAGACTCAACATTTTGCGCAGCCAAGCATGACTAGACACCTTCTAAATCTTCATACAGAG GACTCCGAGGATAAAAACAGCAAGAAACTTAGGAGTAATTCCATGGGATCAAGCAGTCAGAATTCTGATCAATCAAGTGACAATCAGGAACCGGATTTGGAGCTCAGACTGTCACTTTAg
- the LOC132166787 gene encoding casein kinase 1-like protein 3: MERIVGGKYKLGRKIGSGSFGEIFLATHIDTFEILAVKIENSKTKHPQLLYEAKLYNILQGGSGIPGIRWSGIDGEDNVLVLDLLGPSLEDLLVYCGRKFSLKTVLMLADQMITRIEYVHSKGFLHRDIKPDNFLMGLGRKANQVYIIDFGLAKRYRDATTNRHIPYRENKNLTGTARYASCNTHLGIEQSRRDDLESLGYVLLYFLRGSLPWQGLKAATKKQKYDKIMEKKLSTPIEVLCKSHPVEFASYFHYCHSLTFDQRPDYGFLKRLFRDLFGREGYEFDYVFDWTIIKYQQSQKSRTQSRLSPVPGGSSSRAMPMDVDNHHGGVNAPYSAEVADRIRSGNATGPAVRMHFKSPISKNLSSENPIEKNMLSEAHMASTSNSGPSKRNASKAVLPSEATNPGNGHGKRMGPSSSWISSLPRISSAK, translated from the exons ATGGAACGGATCGTCGGCGGCAAGTACAAGCTCGGCCGCAAGATCGGAAGTGGATCATTCGGAGAAATCTTCCTCG CCACGCATATCGATACGTTTGAGATCCTCGCCGTTAAGATT GAGAATAGTAAAACAAAGCATCCACAGCTGCTTTACGAGGCCAAGCTATACAATATTCTTCAAGGAGGAA GTGGTATTCCGGGCATAAGATGGTCAGGCATAGACGGGGAGGACAATGTGCTCGTGCTTGATTTGTTGGGACCGAGTCTCGAGGACCTGTTGGTGTATTGTGGGAGGAAATTCTCTTTGAAGACGGTCTTGATGTTGGCTGATCAAATG ATCACAAGAATAGAGTACGTGCACTCCAAAGGATTTTTGCATAGAGACATAAAACCCGATAACTTCCTCATGGGTCTTGGTCGAAAAGCAAATCAG GTATACAtaattgattttgggcttgcaAAAAGATATCGGGATGCGACAACCAATCGCCATATCCCttacag GGAGAATAAAAACTTGACGGGGACTGCGCGTTATGCAAGTTGCAATACTCATCTTGGAATTG AGCAAAGCCGGCGGGATGATTTGGAATCACTTGGATATGTGCTGTTATATTTTTTGAGAGGAAG CCTTCCATGGCAGGGTTTGAAGGCTGCCACAAAGAAGCAAAAGTATGACAAAATAATGGAGAAGAAGTTATCAACTCCTATTGAG GTTCTCTGCAAATCTCATCCAGTGGAGTTTGCTTCATACTTTCATTACTGCCACTCCTTGACATTTGATCAGCGACCTGATTATGGATTCTTAAAGCGTCTATTCCGTGACTTATTTGGTCGTGAAG GGTATGAATTCGATTACGTATTTGATTGGACGATCATAAAATACCAGCAATCGCAAAAGAGTAGAACCCAGTCCCGATTATCT CCAGTTCCTGGAGGGAGCAGCAGTCGTGCAATGCCGATGGATGTGGACAATCATCATG GAGGTGTCAATGCTCCTTATTCGGCTGAAGTAGCAGACCGCATCAGATCAGGAAATGCCACTGGTCCTGCTGTTCGGATGCATTTTAAATCACCAATTAGCAAGAATTTAAGTTCTGAGAATCCTATTGAGAAGAAT ATGCTGAGCGAAGCACACATGGCCTCTACTTCAAACTCTGGTCCCTCCAAAAGAAATGCCTCTAAGGCTGTCTTGCCCTCCGAAGCTACAAATCCTGGTAATGGACATGGCAAGAGAATGGGTCCTTCAAGTAGCTGGATTTCGTCACTACCACGCATCTCTTCTGCAAAATGA
- the LOC132165198 gene encoding aldehyde oxidase GLOX1 codes for MASLRGTFFIFPILLATVHSQLLSPHPSFGGSNGNDGKLHLPGITIGNPFAGDVKVNDPGGNPPLETDFKGLWELVSTDSGANAMHINLLPNNKVIMFDATAFHMSTIKLPNGECFPYKTDQGVEKQDCWCHAVEFDIVTAQIRPLKVEWDPWCSSGGLAADGTLVSTGGWLRGSRTVRFMRPCNDDCDWKEFQTALADSRWYATQATLSDGSFILVGGRRSYSYEFVPKPKGNTNPIAIKFPFLDETTDMDENNLYPFVHLSTDGNVFIFANNRSVLLDPKTNKIIREFPVLGGGSRNYPSSGMSALLPIKLYVQNAAVIQAEVIVCGGAKREAYGLSQKGTFIPALQDCNRLQITKPNALWKKEPMPTPRCMGDMLILPTGDLLILNGAKLGTAAWYSADDPNLTPVLYSPDKPRNQRFKELNPTTIPRMYHSASTVLPDGKVLVGGSNPNAGYNFTAKYPTEMRIEKFSPPYLDLSLAISRPEIVVESSEAALAYGQKFSVQFKLVRLFVSKSDVKVAMYAPPFTTHGYSMNQRLLFLGKIDVQQALLPNFHSIELVAPPTSAVAPPGYYLLFVVFRGVPSKGMWVQIK; via the exons ATGGCTTCCCTGCGTGGAAccttcttcatcttccccatCTTGCTTGCTACCGTGCATTCCCAATTGCTCTCTCCGCACCCTTCGTTCGGAGGATCCAATGGCAATGATGGGAAGCTACATCTTCCCGGCATCACAATTGGAAATCCTTTTGCCGGAGATGTTAAGGTGAACGATCCGGGGGGAAATCCTCCATTGGAGACAGACTTCAAAGGTTTGTGGGAGCTGGTTTCCACAGACTCCGGGGCCAATGCCATGCACATCAATTTACTTCCCAACAACAAGGTTATAATGTTCGATGCCACAGCCTTCCACATGTCAACAATTAAACTGCCAAACGGAGAATGCTTTCCTTATAAGACAGATCAAGGTGTTGAGAAACAGGATTGTTGGTGTCACGCAGTGGAGTTTGATATTGTCACAGCACAAATAAGACCACTAAag GTTGAGTGGGATCCATGGTGCTCATCAGGAGGCCTTGCAGCCGATGGTACCTTGGTTAGCACTGGTGGGTGGCTAAGAGGCTCAAGAACTGTAAGATTCATGCGCCCATGCAATGACGACTGCGATTGGAAAGAATTCCAGACTGCACTGGCAGATTCAAGAtg GTATGCAACACAAGCAACCCTCAGCGATGGTAGCTTCATTTTGGTGGGTGGCCGGAGGTCATACAGCTACGAATTCGTTCCGAAGCCGAAAGGAAATACAAACCCCATAGCCATCAAGTTTCCCTTTCTCGACGAAACCACTGACATGGACGAGAACAATCTCTACCCTTTCGTCCACCTCTCCACGGACGGCAACGTCTTCATCTTCGCCAACAACCGCTCGGTGCTCCTCGACCCAAAGACCAACAAGATCATCCGTGAGTTTCCTGTCTTGGGCGGCGGCTCACGGAACTACCCGTCGTCGGGGATGTCCGCTCTCCTCCCTATAAAGCTCTACGTCCAGAACGCCGCCGTCATCCAGGCCGAGGTTATAGTCTGCGGCGGCGCAAAGCGTGAGGCCTACGGATTATCCCAGAAGGGAACGTTTATCCCTGCATTACAAGACTGCAACAGGCTTCAAATCACCAAGCCTAACGCCCTGTGGAAGAAAGAACCCATGCCTACACCGCGTTGCATGGGTGATATGCTGATTCTTCCCACCGGAGACCTCTTGATTCTTAATGGCGCCAAACTAG gtACAGCGGCTTGGTACTCTGCGGATGATCCCAATCTCACTCCAGTCCTTTATAGTCCTGATAAGCCTAGAAACCAAAGATTTAAAGAGCTTAATCCTACTACGATCCCAAGAATGTACCACTCCGCCTCGACGGTGCTTCCCGACGGGAAAGTACTAGTCGGAGGTAGCAATCCTAACGCAGGGTATAACTTCACGGCCAAGTACCCTACCGAGATGAGGATAGAGAAATTCTCACCACCTTATTTGGATCTTTCTTTGGCTATAAGCCGGCCGGAGATCGTTGTCGAGTCGTCGGAGGCCGCTCTAGCGTACGGACAAAAGTTCTCAGTGCAGTTTAAGCTTGTTAGATTGTTTGTGAGCAAGAGTGACGTCAAGGTGGCCATGTATGCCCCTCCATTTACAACGCATGGGTACTCCATGAATCAAAGACTGCTTTTTCTTGGTAAGATTGACGTGCAACAGGCTTTGCTGCCTAATTTTCACAGCATTGAGCTGGTGGCGCCGCCTACGAGCGCAGTTGCTCCGCCTGGGTACTACCTACTCTTCGTCGTTTTTCGCGGGGTACCGAGCAAGGGAATGTGGGTGCAAATCAAGTAG